The DNA sequence GCAATCAGCAGCAGTGCCGCGAGGAGATGCGCCGTCACCGGCCGCAACCGCCCCGACGGCAAGGGCCGCGTCTTGGCAATTTGCGCGTCGCGGCGTTGATCGACGATGTCGTTGAACGTCATGCCGAAGCCGTACAGCCCGACACTCATCCCCGCCGCCGCGACCGACGTTTGCCACTCCCACCGCCCCGCCAACAGCAACGCCGCCTGTGCGTCGGCAACCGCCGTGAACACCAACGCCATCCGCGTCAGTTGCAGCACGCTCAGCAGGCGGTCGGTGACGGCACGAAACATCGTCGCAGTGTACACGGCGGTTACGAAGTTCGTTCCGGTTCGTAACGCCCGGCCCACGGCAAACCTCGGCCGTTGCCGTTAAGCTTCGTGCATGAGCAGCGCAGCGCCGAACGCGTCCAACGCACCGATCGACCCGAAGGATCGCTTCGCCATCATCGCGGCCCGCTGGAACGAGGCGATCGTCGAGCCGATGCTCGCCGCTTGCACCGAGCGGTTTGCCGAGCGTGGATGTGAACGGGTGGACGTCCATCGCGTGCCGGGCAGTTACGAGCTTCCCGTTGCCGCCAAGTGGGCCGCGGAATCCGAGCGCTATGCCGGCTTGATCACGCTCGGCTGCGTCATCCGCGGCGACACCGCCCACTTCGAGTATGTCGCCGGACCGTGTGCCGATGGCTGCATGCGCGTGCAACTGGCCACGGGCGTGCCGGTGATCTTCGGCGTGCTCACCGTGGAAAACGAAGAGCAAGCCCGAGCCCGCATACCGAACGGTTCAGCGGCGGCCGATGTGGCGCTTGAGATGGTCGCTCTGCGAAAGGAACTCGCGTGATCGAAGTGCAGCCGATCCCCGAGAACTGCCCGGCCTGCGGTACGCCGCTGCAGAACAACGCCGCGTTCTGCCATCGCTGCGGCACCGCCACCGGCGTCCCGCGTGAGGTGCTCTACGAACGCGAGAAAGAACCCACCGGGTACGAATGGCGCACCCGCACACAGATCTTCGGCGTGCCGCTCATTCACGTTTGCAGCAACGTCAAGGACGAGGAAGGCAAGACGAAAATCGCCAAGGGGATCATCGCCAGCGGCGACATCGCGGTGGGCGTCTTCGCGAGTGGTGGCCTGGCACTGGGCGTGCTCACGGCCGGCGGTATGTCGGCCGGCCTGCTCGGTGCGTTTGGCGTCATCGCCGTCGGCGGCGGGTTTGCCTTTGGCGGCATCGCAGTCGCCGGCGGGGTTGCCTTTGGCGGCATCGCGATCGGCAGCTCGCCCAACGGCGGACTCGAACTGACCTGGGTCTCGATCCTTCACCGCCTCTTCGGCTGAATCGTAAACTACACCCCCATGCTCGGCTGGCTGGTCATTCTCCTCATCACACTGCTCATCGTCGGCGGGTTCGCCGGGTTGGCACTTTGGCTCGGCAATCGCATGGCGGCCGAGGACGACCAACGGACCGAGATGCTGCGCGAGCAGTACCGCGAGCAGCGACTGCGAAATCCGTATGCCCACAACTGCGGCGCGCACGTCGCCCCCGCGGAAATGCCCGCCGCGTCCGCCACGCCACCCCCGCCGGTGCCCAGCAACGCACCGCTACGCGCGGAGCTGATCGACGACGTCGACAAAGACCTTCCGGAAGATGAACGTGCCCGCCGGGCTTGGCCGATGTTCCTGCAGATGTGGGAAGCCCACCGCCGTGACTCGACGCACCGCTTCCTGATCCGAACCAGCTTGCACGGGCGTGATGCCGTGGAGTCCTGCTGGCTCCGTCCGACGACAATCGACGGGCCGCAGTACATCGTCATCGCGGCGGTTGCGCAAGACCCGGTGAAGCTTCGCTCGGTCCGTAAAGGCGAAAAGGTCCGGGTCCGGCTCGGCGCAGACTTGCAGAAGCTCGAGGACTGGAAGATCGAAACGCCGACCGGCCTTGAGACGCCGGCCGGCACGCGCGATGCGTTGGAGTAATCCGAACGCATACCATCGTCCGATGGCCGACGCATCCGATACGCCAGCCCGCCAGAGCC is a window from the Planctomycetota bacterium genome containing:
- the ribH gene encoding 6,7-dimethyl-8-ribityllumazine synthase, whose protein sequence is MSSAAPNASNAPIDPKDRFAIIAARWNEAIVEPMLAACTERFAERGCERVDVHRVPGSYELPVAAKWAAESERYAGLITLGCVIRGDTAHFEYVAGPCADGCMRVQLATGVPVIFGVLTVENEEQARARIPNGSAAADVALEMVALRKELA
- a CDS encoding zinc ribbon domain-containing protein; the encoded protein is MIEVQPIPENCPACGTPLQNNAAFCHRCGTATGVPREVLYEREKEPTGYEWRTRTQIFGVPLIHVCSNVKDEEGKTKIAKGIIASGDIAVGVFASGGLALGVLTAGGMSAGLLGAFGVIAVGGGFAFGGIAVAGGVAFGGIAIGSSPNGGLELTWVSILHRLFG